One Dinoroseobacter shibae DFL 12 = DSM 16493 genomic window carries:
- a CDS encoding cytochrome c biogenesis CcdA family protein, which produces MARALTAALLAGTISFLSPCVLPLVPGYVSYVTGRTAAEGGVVGASPSRAVWLSLCFVLGFSTIFMGLGASATAMGQALLRWRYELNLVGGGIIIFFGLFMIGAARVSVMERDFRFNLNIPGGQPAASYVLGLAFGFGWTPCIGPILGAILTASAASATMGEGIMLLAVYSAGLGIPFLIVAGFTDQIAGRLRAIGRVGRRLHQLAGIVMILMGLAMMTGQLSALSYWMLDVFPVLGRIG; this is translated from the coding sequence TTGGCGCGCGCCCTCACCGCCGCCCTCCTAGCCGGCACGATATCATTTCTGTCCCCCTGCGTGCTACCTCTTGTGCCAGGTTATGTCTCCTACGTAACCGGGCGCACAGCCGCTGAGGGCGGGGTGGTCGGCGCTTCGCCGTCGCGCGCGGTCTGGCTGAGCCTGTGTTTTGTCCTCGGCTTCTCCACCATCTTCATGGGACTTGGCGCATCCGCGACTGCAATGGGTCAGGCCCTGCTTCGGTGGCGGTATGAACTCAACCTCGTTGGGGGCGGCATCATCATTTTCTTCGGGCTCTTCATGATAGGAGCCGCGCGTGTTTCGGTCATGGAACGCGACTTCCGATTCAATCTCAACATCCCCGGGGGCCAACCCGCTGCGTCCTATGTCCTCGGTCTTGCCTTCGGTTTCGGCTGGACTCCGTGCATCGGCCCGATCCTCGGCGCGATCCTGACAGCCAGTGCGGCGAGTGCCACGATGGGCGAAGGTATCATGCTGCTTGCCGTCTATTCCGCCGGCCTTGGAATACCGTTTCTGATCGTGGCCGGATTCACCGACCAGATCGCGGGACGGTTGCGGGCCATCGGCCGGGTTGGCCGCCGCCTCCACCAGCTTGCGGGCATAGTGATGATCTTGATGGGGCTGGCGATGATGACAGGGCAGTTGAGCGCGCTGTCATACTGGATGCTCGACGTATTTCCGGTTCTGGGACGGATCGGATAG
- a CDS encoding L,D-transpeptidase — protein sequence MLTRRHFIQTTTALFSASISSPLLADTWPTDAQKAAWDAQVTPPGYDPATSNPWGLHPRFLPQRVLAKDGLVPGDIHVDAVARYLYHIEEGGTAMRYGVAIARGKLYEPGTYTIKRKVRWPHWQPTQNMIDRDPELYADIADGMEPGPENALGSRALYLFVGDRDTYLRIHGTPYPRSIGGRASSGCVRMVMAHINDLYPNVEIGSTAFLYSAEDSVTPRS from the coding sequence ATGCTGACAAGACGACATTTCATCCAGACGACCACCGCGCTGTTTTCGGCATCGATATCCAGCCCGCTCCTTGCAGACACGTGGCCTACCGATGCGCAGAAGGCAGCTTGGGACGCACAGGTTACACCTCCCGGCTACGACCCGGCCACGTCCAACCCTTGGGGCCTTCACCCTCGCTTCCTGCCACAGCGGGTCCTCGCGAAGGACGGACTTGTACCCGGTGATATCCATGTCGATGCTGTTGCGCGCTATCTCTACCACATCGAAGAAGGCGGCACGGCGATGCGCTATGGCGTGGCGATCGCGCGCGGTAAACTTTACGAACCGGGCACCTATACGATCAAGCGCAAGGTCAGGTGGCCGCATTGGCAGCCGACACAAAACATGATCGACCGCGACCCAGAGCTCTACGCCGATATCGCTGACGGTATGGAACCCGGACCTGAAAACGCGCTCGGATCGCGAGCCCTCTATCTCTTCGTCGGCGACCGAGACACCTATCTAAGGATTCACGGGACACCGTATCCAAGAAGCATTGGCGGCCGTGCGAGTTCCGGCTGCGTCCGAATGGTCATGGCACACATCAATGATCTCTATCCCAACGTCGAGATTGGCTCGACGGCATTCCTGTACTCGGCGGAAGACAGCGTCACCCCGAGAAGTTGA
- a CDS encoding heavy metal translocating P-type ATPase, translated as MAILNRVVGPKVGGTEHLAFDVINGRMTILDSAERIPDDEVTQLVATTGMSAKPWDADNAAEDQAAHLARQKRFTSLSGGFWAAGFLFHIVETGMGGALGLFAGHGEVPMPMVEAGIFAVAILFGVWLVAPKAWSSARRLSPDMNLLMVVAVAGAIGLGEFFEAATVAFFFSLSLYLESWSVGRARNAVSALLDLAPPTARVLYDDGSESDVPAAAVAVNARFIVRGGDRIPLDGEVVDGAGAVDQAPITGESALVPKEPGDEVYAGTINGEGTLTVRATKAASDTVLAKIIRMVGDAHARRAPVEQWVAKFARIYTPIVMALAIAIALVPPLLLGGAWDYWFYNALVLLVIACPCALVISTPVSIVAALTASARAGVLIKGGAYVEAPGRTTALAMDKTGTITMGEPEVAAVHPLVGVSARDLMALAASLEARSSHPLARAILSRAEADGVSVSAAEDTRTVPGRGLEGRADGRAIWLGSDRFAEEKGFGNAIPADLRDRIEGAGSTLVAVGDETGVTGVLELRDRIRPDAKGIVARLHAQGVKTIVMLTGDNERTARAVAAEVGIDEVRAELLPEDKVTAIEELVESHDMVAMIGDGVNDAPAMARAHYAIAMGAVGSDAAIETADIALMTDDIGKVPWLIGHSRRAMTIIHQNIGISLATKALFVGLTAFGMASMWGAIAADVGVSLLVVANALRLLNGHQVEAGPSGGEPVGEQMAKGALAHGH; from the coding sequence GTGGCGATCCTGAACCGGGTTGTCGGGCCGAAAGTGGGCGGAACCGAACACCTGGCATTCGACGTGATCAACGGGCGAATGACCATCCTCGATAGCGCCGAGAGGATACCAGACGACGAAGTCACGCAGTTGGTCGCAACGACCGGCATGAGCGCCAAGCCATGGGATGCCGACAACGCAGCAGAGGACCAGGCGGCGCATCTGGCACGTCAGAAGCGCTTTACCTCGTTGAGCGGCGGCTTCTGGGCGGCGGGATTCCTTTTTCACATTGTCGAGACCGGCATGGGCGGCGCGCTCGGGCTCTTTGCGGGCCATGGCGAGGTGCCTATGCCTATGGTGGAAGCAGGGATCTTCGCCGTCGCGATTCTTTTTGGCGTCTGGCTTGTCGCGCCCAAGGCCTGGTCTTCGGCGCGGAGGCTTAGCCCCGACATGAACCTGCTCATGGTGGTGGCCGTCGCGGGCGCCATCGGCCTCGGCGAGTTTTTTGAGGCCGCGACGGTCGCCTTCTTCTTCTCGCTTTCGCTTTATCTTGAGAGCTGGAGCGTGGGGCGGGCGCGTAATGCGGTTTCCGCGCTCCTCGATCTGGCGCCGCCAACGGCGCGGGTTCTTTACGACGACGGATCTGAATCCGACGTTCCGGCCGCGGCCGTGGCAGTCAATGCAAGGTTTATCGTGCGCGGCGGCGACCGGATCCCCCTCGACGGTGAGGTCGTGGACGGGGCAGGGGCCGTCGATCAGGCCCCAATTACTGGGGAAAGCGCGCTAGTGCCCAAGGAACCAGGCGACGAGGTCTATGCCGGCACGATCAACGGCGAGGGCACACTGACGGTGCGGGCGACGAAGGCCGCCTCGGACACGGTGCTCGCGAAAATCATTCGCATGGTGGGCGATGCCCATGCCCGCCGCGCGCCGGTCGAACAGTGGGTGGCCAAGTTCGCGCGCATCTACACACCCATCGTGATGGCTTTGGCGATCGCCATCGCGCTGGTGCCGCCACTGCTGCTCGGCGGCGCCTGGGACTACTGGTTCTACAATGCTCTGGTCCTTCTGGTCATCGCATGTCCTTGCGCGCTGGTCATTTCTACGCCGGTCTCCATCGTGGCAGCGCTGACCGCGTCGGCACGGGCGGGGGTGCTCATCAAGGGCGGCGCCTATGTCGAGGCGCCGGGGCGGACCACGGCACTGGCGATGGACAAGACCGGGACGATCACCATGGGCGAGCCTGAGGTGGCGGCGGTTCACCCACTGGTCGGCGTTTCCGCACGCGATCTCATGGCGCTGGCAGCAAGCCTGGAGGCGCGGTCTTCACACCCGCTGGCACGCGCCATCCTCTCGCGCGCCGAAGCCGATGGTGTTTCCGTGTCTGCCGCAGAGGACACCCGTACCGTGCCCGGGCGCGGTCTGGAAGGACGCGCCGACGGGCGCGCTATCTGGCTCGGCTCGGATCGCTTCGCCGAAGAGAAGGGGTTCGGCAATGCCATTCCGGCGGATCTGCGGGATCGGATCGAAGGGGCAGGGAGCACCCTCGTTGCCGTGGGTGACGAGACCGGCGTGACCGGCGTACTGGAGCTTCGCGACCGCATCCGCCCAGATGCAAAGGGGATCGTTGCGCGTCTGCATGCGCAGGGTGTGAAGACCATCGTGATGTTGACGGGCGACAACGAACGCACCGCGCGCGCGGTGGCAGCCGAAGTCGGCATCGACGAGGTGCGCGCCGAACTTTTGCCAGAAGACAAGGTGACGGCCATTGAGGAACTCGTCGAAAGCCACGACATGGTGGCGATGATCGGCGACGGTGTGAATGACGCACCGGCCATGGCGCGGGCGCATTATGCCATCGCCATGGGCGCTGTCGGATCGGATGCCGCGATCGAGACGGCCGACATCGCGCTGATGACCGACGACATCGGCAAGGTACCCTGGCTTATCGGCCATTCGCGCCGTGCCATGACGATCATCCACCAGAATATCGGCATATCGCTGGCGACCAAGGCGCTGTTCGTCGGGCTGACCGCGTTCGGTATGGCCTCAATGTGGGGCGCCATTGCTGCGGATGTAGGCGTGTCTCTGCTGGTGGTCGCCAACGCACTTCGGCTCCTGAACGGCCATCAGGTTGAGGCCGGGCCTTCAGGCGGAGAACCGGTGGGCGAGCAGATGGCGAAAGGAGCACTGGCGCACGGTCATTGA
- the mntR gene encoding manganese-binding transcriptional regulator MntR, with translation MTKLQSQGREPFEAVDRAPEAQADGFATVRQAHESEMAEDYVELIAELIETRGEARPVEIAERLGVKPPTVTKNISRLKAAGLVRREPYRAIFLTDAGQDLAEICRRRHRVVVAFLLSLGIDEETAERDAEGIEHHVSGTTLEAFERRLNQK, from the coding sequence ATGACAAAGCTACAATCACAAGGGCGTGAGCCATTCGAAGCGGTCGACCGGGCTCCCGAGGCGCAGGCCGATGGCTTTGCGACCGTGCGTCAGGCACATGAAAGCGAGATGGCGGAGGATTACGTCGAACTGATCGCGGAACTGATCGAGACGCGCGGGGAGGCCAGACCGGTCGAGATCGCCGAGCGGCTTGGCGTGAAGCCGCCGACCGTGACCAAGAACATCTCGCGGCTCAAGGCTGCTGGTCTGGTCCGGCGGGAGCCATACCGCGCGATATTCCTCACCGATGCCGGGCAGGACCTCGCGGAGATCTGTCGACGCCGCCACAGGGTCGTCGTCGCCTTTCTTCTGAGCCTGGGAATCGACGAAGAGACCGCGGAACGCGATGCGGAAGGGATCGAGCATCACGTCAGCGGGACGACATTGGAGGCGTTCGAGCGACGGCTCAATCAGAAATGA
- the lnt gene encoding apolipoprotein N-acyltransferase: protein MKPGLPQFVSEDLNLFQRMGLALAAGGLTVLTLPPFSWLIAVPVAFSVLFIVLRNISTSRAFLVGWAFGLGQFGIGISWIAESFYVDAERFGALAIPAVAGLSAGLAIFPGMAAMLFAAIMQRRAVGGIAAGLLFATCWVATEWLRGHVLTGFPWNLAAYALVDYAALRQPAAWVGSYGLGFLTVFIGILPGVLTVAAPKRRAPVLVLFAVAVAGFWVGGALRSGQDVPPTDVALRIVQGNVPQVEKWVPGSRQRTLEKYLGLSAQPGRFDLLLWPETAFPGFLDEDAAARARISAALPDGRILLTGAPDRVEGDGGTRYFNTVQAYDGSGEVLTGYAKHHLVPFGEYVPLKGWLPIERLTEGLGDFTPGPGPRTLAIPGAPLVAVAICYEIIFPGHVVDDLFRPDWIFNATNDAWFGTSIGPEQHLASARMRAVEEGLPVVRAANTGISAIIDANGNVVARLDTGETGTIDAGLPGARTPTPYARFGDWTLLVLVFGCWVFGWLASLLGRDPDARHFGTEVS, encoded by the coding sequence ATGAAGCCGGGATTGCCGCAGTTCGTTAGTGAGGACCTGAACCTGTTCCAGCGCATGGGTCTTGCCCTTGCTGCCGGCGGATTGACGGTTTTGACTCTTCCGCCGTTTTCTTGGCTCATCGCGGTCCCTGTCGCCTTCTCCGTGCTCTTTATCGTTCTCCGGAACATCTCAACCTCGCGCGCTTTCCTTGTCGGTTGGGCTTTCGGACTGGGCCAATTCGGGATTGGAATTTCCTGGATCGCCGAGAGCTTTTACGTCGATGCCGAACGTTTCGGCGCACTGGCGATTCCGGCGGTCGCGGGTCTGTCCGCCGGACTTGCCATCTTCCCGGGCATGGCGGCGATGCTTTTTGCCGCCATCATGCAGCGCCGAGCTGTCGGCGGCATTGCGGCGGGCCTGCTGTTTGCAACCTGCTGGGTGGCCACGGAATGGCTGCGGGGTCATGTCCTGACAGGGTTTCCCTGGAACCTTGCCGCTTATGCCCTTGTCGACTATGCCGCCCTGCGCCAACCCGCCGCCTGGGTCGGAAGCTACGGTTTGGGCTTTCTCACGGTCTTCATCGGCATATTGCCAGGTGTGTTGACTGTGGCGGCGCCAAAGAGACGCGCGCCTGTTCTCGTGCTCTTCGCCGTTGCTGTGGCGGGTTTCTGGGTTGGCGGTGCGCTTCGGTCAGGGCAGGACGTGCCGCCGACAGACGTTGCTTTGCGCATCGTCCAAGGCAATGTGCCACAAGTCGAGAAGTGGGTACCGGGCAGCCGCCAGCGAACCTTGGAAAAATACCTGGGCTTGTCCGCGCAACCCGGACGTTTCGATTTGCTGCTTTGGCCGGAAACGGCCTTCCCCGGCTTTCTGGACGAAGATGCTGCGGCACGCGCGCGGATATCTGCAGCTTTGCCAGACGGCAGGATCCTACTGACAGGTGCGCCTGACCGAGTGGAGGGCGATGGGGGAACCAGATATTTCAACACGGTTCAGGCCTATGACGGCAGCGGCGAGGTTCTGACGGGGTATGCAAAACATCATCTTGTTCCGTTCGGGGAATATGTGCCCCTGAAAGGCTGGCTGCCCATCGAGCGGCTGACCGAAGGGTTGGGCGATTTCACGCCGGGACCAGGGCCGCGCACGCTGGCGATCCCTGGCGCGCCTCTGGTCGCGGTGGCGATCTGTTACGAGATCATCTTTCCGGGCCACGTGGTCGATGACCTTTTCCGCCCCGACTGGATATTCAACGCCACAAATGATGCCTGGTTCGGAACCAGCATCGGACCCGAGCAGCACCTCGCCTCCGCGCGGATGCGCGCGGTCGAGGAGGGACTTCCCGTGGTCCGGGCGGCCAACACTGGGATATCCGCGATCATCGACGCCAATGGAAATGTCGTCGCGCGTCTTGATACCGGGGAAACAGGCACCATTGATGCCGGCCTGCCGGGCGCGCGTACTCCAACGCCCTATGCGCGGTTCGGCGACTGGACCTTGTTGGTTCTTGTTTTTGGGTGCTGGGTCTTCGGCTGGCTGGCCAGTTTGCTCGGACGAGATCCCGATGCGCGGCATTTTGGAACGGAGGTATCCTGA
- the lspA gene encoding signal peptidase II, translated as MRTCLFVGLLAALIAFLVDQATKAIVVSNATVLSSGVSVFPGFNLIYLRNDGVTFGLLGGAPWWSLVLLALGICVWLAFMLVRTSSRVEAIAYGAIIGGALGNILDRLRYRAVTDFLDFYIGTAHWPAFNMADVFVVGGVMLLLIAPWVGARLQTDS; from the coding sequence ATGAGAACTTGCCTCTTCGTCGGTCTGCTTGCTGCGCTGATCGCCTTTCTTGTCGATCAGGCAACGAAGGCAATCGTTGTGTCCAATGCGACTGTTCTTAGTTCCGGCGTATCGGTCTTTCCCGGCTTCAATCTCATCTACCTGCGCAATGACGGAGTGACCTTCGGGCTTCTCGGCGGCGCGCCGTGGTGGAGCCTTGTCTTACTGGCGCTTGGCATCTGCGTCTGGCTGGCGTTCATGCTGGTCCGTACCAGCAGCCGGGTCGAGGCCATTGCCTATGGTGCGATCATCGGCGGTGCACTCGGCAATATTCTGGACCGCCTGCGCTATCGTGCGGTGACGGATTTCCTCGATTTCTACATCGGGACGGCGCACTGGCCTGCCTTCAACATGGCCGATGTTTTTGTGGTTGGCGGCGTGATGCTGCTGCTCATTGCGCCGTGGGTTGGCGCTCGACTTCAGACCGATTCATGA
- a CDS encoding ZIP family metal transporter: MEPLSPIALGFLGSLAAGSLTAVGAVPVLFGRIPSRATRDLLLGFAAGVMLAASFFSLIIPALDAAEGQFDNGALPAAIVCVAILLGMGAIALMNERLPHEHFKTGREGPDAASLRRVWLFIIAITIHNFPEGLAVGVGFGADGLSGGLPLAIGIGLQNAPEGLAVAVSLLGEGYSRLRAWGIAALTGLVEPVGGLLGAGIISLSQPLLPWGLAFAAGAMLYVISHEIIPETHRSGHQNRATLGLAVGLVIMLFLDVWLG; this comes from the coding sequence TTGGAACCCCTCTCCCCCATAGCGCTTGGCTTTCTTGGAAGCCTGGCCGCCGGATCGCTGACCGCGGTCGGGGCGGTCCCCGTTCTTTTTGGGCGCATCCCGTCCCGGGCCACGCGCGATCTGCTGCTTGGCTTCGCGGCGGGTGTCATGCTCGCGGCTTCGTTCTTCTCGCTGATCATCCCGGCTCTCGACGCAGCTGAAGGACAGTTCGACAACGGTGCTCTCCCGGCGGCCATCGTATGTGTTGCGATCCTGCTTGGCATGGGCGCGATCGCTCTGATGAACGAACGGCTACCGCATGAACATTTCAAGACGGGGCGGGAAGGTCCCGACGCCGCATCGCTGCGGCGCGTCTGGCTTTTCATCATCGCGATCACTATCCACAATTTTCCCGAAGGGCTTGCCGTCGGCGTCGGGTTCGGGGCTGACGGTTTGTCGGGCGGGTTGCCACTTGCGATCGGTATTGGATTACAGAATGCCCCCGAAGGTCTGGCGGTGGCGGTTTCGTTGCTCGGCGAGGGCTATTCCAGGCTTCGCGCCTGGGGCATCGCCGCTCTGACCGGTCTCGTCGAGCCCGTCGGTGGACTTCTCGGCGCAGGGATTATCAGTCTTTCGCAACCGCTGCTGCCCTGGGGTCTCGCCTTCGCAGCAGGTGCGATGCTCTACGTCATCAGCCACGAGATCATTCCGGAAACCCACCGATCCGGCCATCAGAACAGGGCGACGCTCGGCCTCGCCGTTGGTCTTGTGATCATGTTGTTCCTCGACGTCTGGCTGGGATAA
- a CDS encoding DUF411 domain-containing protein → MKRFTPALAIAFALLPAAQAVAEAIQIDVRKTNGCGCCLSWMKHLEENGFAPMGEDMFGGSLVRFKLDNGVPQRMVSCHTALVDGYVIEGHVPAADIQRLLEDRPDAVGLAVPGMPYGSPGMGPEDDREAYDVFLIHEDGSTEVYTSYSAPD, encoded by the coding sequence ATGAAACGATTTACTCCCGCCCTTGCCATCGCATTTGCCTTGCTTCCTGCGGCGCAGGCCGTCGCAGAGGCGATTCAGATCGACGTCCGGAAGACAAACGGCTGCGGCTGTTGCCTGTCCTGGATGAAGCACCTCGAGGAGAATGGCTTCGCGCCGATGGGCGAGGACATGTTCGGAGGATCTCTTGTGCGCTTCAAACTCGACAATGGCGTGCCGCAGCGCATGGTCTCCTGCCATACGGCTTTGGTCGACGGCTATGTGATCGAGGGCCACGTGCCGGCGGCTGACATCCAACGCCTGCTGGAGGACCGGCCAGACGCGGTAGGCCTGGCGGTGCCGGGAATGCCCTACGGGTCGCCCGGCATGGGACCGGAGGACGACCGGGAGGCTTACGATGTCTTCCTGATCCACGAAGACGGATCGACCGAGGTCTACACCAGCTACTCGGCTCCTGACTGA
- a CDS encoding M23 family metallopeptidase, which yields MKIRTVLAAVAVAGAFSVTAIAISGVLSKEPVPPAIAEATLWTPNPLAPPRITETNSVRPTLAQADIAFEFRPRPLLTVSPADTSLPSIEPPLVTWSREIASGETLDAVLSDAGLDASDRAEIALAIGTEYDLRRLRPGHIITVVSTTDDNPRRVELAVEDGVRIEAVFGEQLAARVLDPDPELVTFAGEAVIESSIFAALNTADIPARFAVDLAQMLGGTVDFRRDLAGGETMRLLWREARDGNKRIGQPELAFAALDIDGSVYEIVWPNDGSGQATIYVDGEVLRVFAQPVEGARLSSVFGRRTHPVYGNVRMHTGVDFAAARGTPVQATAPGRVSFIGRRGGYGRVVEIAHGSDTLTRYAHLSAVPDGLTQGQRVMAGDMIGRVGATGTATGPNLHYEVLVDGRPTDPLSDDRLAEAAEREADDTAALERLREARSLLAERLASEFAQTTTERL from the coding sequence ATGAAGATAAGAACTGTCTTGGCGGCCGTTGCGGTCGCAGGCGCATTTTCGGTGACCGCCATCGCCATCTCTGGCGTTCTGTCCAAAGAACCGGTGCCCCCTGCGATTGCTGAAGCGACCCTCTGGACTCCCAATCCGCTTGCGCCGCCTCGGATTACCGAAACCAATTCGGTCCGCCCTACACTCGCCCAGGCGGATATCGCATTCGAGTTCAGACCCCGGCCGCTCCTGACCGTTTCCCCCGCTGATACCTCCTTGCCATCTATCGAGCCCCCGCTGGTCACCTGGTCGCGGGAGATTGCGTCCGGCGAGACGCTTGATGCGGTCCTTTCCGATGCGGGGCTGGATGCTTCGGATCGCGCCGAAATCGCCTTGGCGATTGGCACGGAATACGATCTGCGCCGTCTGCGTCCGGGTCACATCATTACGGTGGTTTCCACAACGGACGACAACCCGCGTCGTGTAGAGCTCGCCGTCGAAGACGGTGTCCGGATAGAGGCGGTCTTCGGCGAACAGCTTGCCGCCCGCGTGTTGGACCCGGATCCCGAATTGGTGACTTTCGCCGGCGAGGCGGTGATCGAGAGCTCGATTTTCGCCGCCCTGAACACGGCAGACATCCCCGCCCGTTTTGCGGTGGACCTGGCGCAGATGCTGGGCGGCACCGTGGATTTCCGTCGTGATCTTGCGGGTGGCGAGACGATGCGCCTCCTTTGGCGCGAGGCCCGAGACGGGAACAAGAGGATTGGTCAGCCCGAGCTTGCCTTTGCCGCACTGGATATCGATGGCTCGGTCTATGAAATCGTCTGGCCGAACGACGGCAGCGGCCAAGCGACGATCTATGTCGACGGAGAAGTCCTGCGCGTGTTTGCGCAACCGGTCGAAGGTGCACGGCTGAGTTCTGTGTTCGGGCGCCGCACCCATCCGGTCTACGGCAATGTACGGATGCACACAGGAGTCGACTTCGCGGCGGCGCGCGGCACGCCGGTACAGGCGACGGCGCCGGGCCGCGTTAGCTTCATCGGCCGACGCGGTGGGTATGGCCGGGTCGTCGAGATCGCTCATGGCTCCGACACCCTGACGCGCTATGCGCATCTGAGCGCCGTACCGGACGGGCTCACACAAGGGCAACGCGTGATGGCCGGAGATATGATCGGGCGGGTCGGTGCGACGGGTACCGCGACAGGCCCCAACCTACATTACGAAGTGCTGGTGGACGGTCGCCCAACCGACCCTCTCTCTGACGACCGATTGGCAGAGGCGGCCGAGCGTGAAGCGGACGACACGGCCGCGCTTGAGCGACTGCGTGAGGCGCGTTCACTTCTTGCTGAGAGGCTCGCCAGCGAATTTGCACAGACGACAACCGAAAGGCTTTGA
- a CDS encoding SCO family protein, with product MQRRQLLLYGAAGAGVLGLTLFVGWWRVDGPGAPEPKGQRPLPLSAMEFRLTDHEENEVGPGNLIGRPTMVFFGFTYCPDVCPTTLSDISGWLEELGDEASEMNVVFITVDPERDTVEAMAEYVGYFHPVIRGWTGPEDQIARAAEGFRASFERVPTEGGGYTMNHTASVFLFDAEGELVTMIDYHEQREFAVPKIQRALTEDVEGAT from the coding sequence ATGCAACGTCGGCAGCTCCTTCTATACGGCGCAGCCGGTGCCGGCGTTCTTGGCCTGACGCTCTTCGTGGGCTGGTGGCGGGTGGACGGGCCCGGTGCGCCTGAACCAAAAGGGCAGCGGCCCCTGCCCCTATCGGCGATGGAGTTCCGGCTGACCGACCACGAGGAAAATGAGGTAGGGCCTGGCAACCTGATCGGTCGTCCCACAATGGTGTTTTTCGGGTTCACCTACTGCCCGGACGTCTGCCCGACGACCCTATCGGATATTTCCGGCTGGCTTGAGGAACTGGGCGACGAAGCATCAGAGATGAACGTGGTCTTCATCACGGTCGACCCGGAGCGGGACACGGTCGAGGCCATGGCCGAATATGTCGGCTATTTTCATCCGGTCATTCGTGGCTGGACGGGGCCGGAAGACCAAATTGCCCGCGCTGCAGAAGGGTTTCGTGCCTCATTTGAGCGCGTCCCGACTGAGGGCGGCGGCTATACGATGAACCATACGGCAAGCGTATTCCTGTTCGATGCCGAGGGTGAGCTCGTCACCATGATCGACTATCACGAGCAAAGAGAATTCGCGGTGCCGAAGATCCAGCGCGCACTGACAGAAGACGTAGAGGGGGCAACATGA
- a CDS encoding copper chaperone PCu(A)C, with amino-acid sequence MVKKLRYTNALAVLLTVAGLSAPALAGSEDVVVENAWSRASIGVNRPGAAYMTVRNTGEDAVTLTGLATPLAMMPEIHESKTNSDGVSSMAPAGEITIEPGQSVALEPGGLHAMLMKLQEPMTEGENFPLTLTFSDGGKVTVEVPILGIAARGPEG; translated from the coding sequence GTGGTGAAGAAGTTGAGATATACCAATGCATTGGCCGTGCTTTTGACGGTTGCAGGGCTGTCGGCCCCCGCACTGGCCGGTTCGGAGGATGTCGTGGTCGAGAATGCGTGGTCCCGCGCCTCGATCGGCGTCAACAGGCCAGGTGCCGCCTATATGACCGTGCGCAACACGGGTGAAGACGCCGTTACGCTGACCGGACTTGCGACACCGCTGGCAATGATGCCCGAGATCCATGAGTCGAAAACCAACTCCGATGGCGTCAGTTCCATGGCGCCTGCAGGCGAGATCACGATTGAGCCCGGCCAAAGCGTGGCATTGGAGCCGGGCGGGTTGCACGCCATGCTCATGAAGCTGCAAGAGCCGATGACCGAAGGCGAGAATTTCCCGCTGACACTGACCTTCTCGGATGGCGGCAAGGTGACGGTCGAGGTCCCAATCCTCGGAATCGCCGCGCGTGGACCGGAGGGCTGA
- a CDS encoding DsbA family protein codes for MKRRGLILSVLALGVAGFGGAAWYATRPDPIAASDPIDPEMADALIRPYSPILGPEDAPVTIVEFFDPACEACRAFYPVVEDIMAEHGDAVRVVIRYTPFHGEASVEAIRVLEAARMQDVFEPVLEAVLREQPRWASHGTPAPGLILEIAASGGLDVEAARTQMLAPGVVAVLNQDRADVETVGVRQTPTFFVNGKPLDPFGEAELQRLVAVEVAASQS; via the coding sequence ATGAAACGACGCGGCCTCATCCTGTCCGTTCTCGCGCTCGGGGTCGCCGGTTTCGGCGGTGCCGCCTGGTATGCCACCCGCCCCGACCCGATTGCCGCGTCCGATCCCATCGACCCTGAAATGGCCGACGCGCTGATCCGACCCTATTCCCCGATCCTCGGGCCCGAGGATGCGCCCGTAACCATCGTTGAATTCTTCGACCCGGCCTGCGAGGCATGCCGCGCTTTCTATCCGGTCGTCGAGGATATCATGGCGGAGCACGGAGACGCGGTGCGCGTTGTAATCCGCTATACGCCTTTTCACGGCGAGGCGTCGGTAGAAGCGATCCGTGTGCTCGAGGCGGCGCGCATGCAGGACGTGTTTGAACCTGTGCTCGAGGCAGTCTTGCGAGAGCAGCCCAGATGGGCGTCTCACGGGACCCCGGCACCCGGATTGATCCTTGAGATTGCAGCAAGCGGAGGTCTGGATGTCGAAGCTGCCCGGACACAGATGCTGGCCCCCGGTGTTGTGGCGGTGCTCAACCAGGACCGCGCCGATGTCGAGACAGTCGGGGTCCGCCAAACGCCCACGTTCTTCGTGAACGGCAAGCCTCTCGATCCGTTCGGTGAGGCCGAATTGCAGAGGCTGGTGGCAGTGGAAGTTGCGGCAAGCCAAAGCTGA